A stretch of the Staphylococcus sp. NRL 16/872 genome encodes the following:
- a CDS encoding MFS transporter, translating into MRKIWPLTIGMFALGMDAYIVAGLIPAMSMSFHKNASSIGQGVTVFTLFFAISAPVFSTLLAKYRVKNILMTALILFSLSNVLTSLAQTYEVYITSRAFAGLGAGIFSPIAVSTSSHLVSNHNKGKAIAFTVGGMSIGTVLGVPMGLKISELLSWRVSIFLIAIIGLFAIISISILLPNFKIMAPPNLKERFKLFTNFHVLRVILVTFCAAIASLGLYTYLADILKMYHRSDDLTLYLTAWGLGGIVSSFSIGVMIDKFKNTNILMLIILMGLAMSFALIPMTIHLKWVSLLIFLLWGAMGWATQAPQQHILLKHHSSYGSASVALNSSINYLGSSVGAALGGLILNHSANITYLIYSALFIGLLGLLLQLMNLKIDKSK; encoded by the coding sequence TTGAGAAAAATATGGCCTTTAACAATAGGAATGTTTGCTTTAGGTATGGATGCCTATATAGTTGCTGGATTGATTCCTGCAATGAGTATGAGTTTTCATAAAAATGCTTCTTCGATAGGTCAAGGAGTTACAGTATTTACACTATTTTTCGCTATATCAGCGCCTGTTTTTTCTACTTTATTAGCTAAATATCGTGTGAAAAATATTTTAATGACTGCTCTAATTTTATTTTCATTATCTAATGTATTGACGTCTTTAGCTCAAACATACGAAGTTTACATTACATCTCGAGCTTTCGCTGGGTTAGGGGCTGGCATTTTTTCTCCGATAGCAGTAAGTACTAGCAGTCATCTTGTCTCTAATCATAATAAAGGAAAAGCCATCGCTTTCACTGTGGGAGGAATGAGTATTGGGACCGTGCTAGGAGTACCTATGGGTTTGAAAATTTCTGAATTACTATCTTGGCGAGTATCAATATTCTTAATAGCAATCATTGGTTTGTTTGCGATTATCAGCATCTCAATTCTATTACCTAATTTTAAAATTATGGCGCCTCCTAATTTAAAAGAAAGATTTAAATTATTTACTAACTTTCATGTTCTAAGAGTGATTTTAGTTACTTTTTGTGCAGCAATAGCTAGTTTAGGATTGTATACTTATTTAGCGGATATCTTAAAAATGTATCATAGAAGTGACGATCTCACTTTATATCTTACAGCTTGGGGATTAGGAGGAATAGTAAGTAGCTTTTCAATTGGTGTAATGATAGATAAGTTTAAAAACACTAATATTTTAATGCTTATCATTTTAATGGGTTTGGCCATGAGTTTCGCTTTAATACCCATGACCATCCATCTTAAATGGGTGAGTCTATTGATATTTTTACTATGGGGCGCTATGGGATGGGCAACTCAAGCACCTCAACAACATATTTTATTAAAACATCATTCTTCATATGGTAGTGCGTCAGTTGCTTTAAATAGCTCGATCAACTATTTAGGAAGTTCAGTGGGCGCTGCTTTAGGTGGATTAATATTAAATCATTCAGCTAACATTACCTACTTAATATATTCAGCTTTATTTATAGGATTACTAGGCCTCTTATTACAACTGATGAATTTAAAAATAGATAAAAGTAAGTAA
- a CDS encoding type I restriction endonuclease subunit R, producing MKYQFNEDDLEQVALEWLMDLGYEYKKGNEISVKGISPERESDQDVILNQRLESALRRINPEVNNDAIEQAIHELAIEKSPNLLENNLNFHEYLINGIEVEHYDEEGQAIVDIVYIFDFKHPRNNDFLAVNQLTIVNGDYTKRPDIILFVNGLPVVVIELKSSSNEHVGIEDGYNQLQTYKMRIPKLFTFNEILVTSDGINTKAGSLTANYDRFMTWRTRDGETEAPISMASLEVLIHGMLKPEVLLDLIRYFVLFQDDGKGNLSKILAAYHQYYAVNKAVNRALEASSSTGDGKGGVVWHTQGSGKSLTMVFFSGKLIQTLNNPTLVVVTDRNDLDNQLFSTFAKSKGRSGKGLLRQTPKQANSRKELKNLLSVESGGIVFTTMQKFEPDKEETTMPVLTDRHNVIVMADEAHRTQYGFNAKYDDKGDGIKYGYAKYLRDALPNATFVGFTGTPVASTDKNTQMVFGNYIDVYDMTQAVKDGSTVKIYYESRIIPLNLPQSLDLDEAYDEITENQEDDMKQRLKSKWSRIEALAGAKPRIETLAKDIIQHFETRQKAMQGKGMIVTMSRRIAVDLYDEIIRQKPEWHSDDDDKGVIKVVMTGSSSDPERFQRHIGPKKRRDLLEKRMKDVNDELKLVIVRDMWLTGFDVPSMHTMYIDKPMKGHNLMQAIARVNRVFKDKPGGLIVDYVGIAENLKEALKEYTESDKEQTGIDTDKAVELMLMKYDVIQDMLYNLDYSNFNSDKNSERFNAISNTMDYVIGLGESERQRFITTVTELEKAYALCATEPAAQELNDEIAFFKAVKAGLVKLLQPPKEGKVNKTPAEIEAEINQLVSQSVVTEDVVDVYKTLGLNHPDISILSDEFLKDVEGLKQKNVAVELLNKLLKGQVKSLMKTNTTVSKRFSEMLGQSINKYNNRSIEASKVIEELIQLAKDIKEEQQRGIELGLNSDEIAFYDALASHETAKEAMGDKELRAIAHELTKTVKDNMSVDWSKRDSAKAKMRVAVRRLLKKYGYPPDLQKMAVEQVVEQAELMASNQ from the coding sequence ATGAAATATCAATTTAATGAAGATGATTTAGAACAAGTCGCTTTGGAATGGTTGATGGATTTAGGTTATGAATATAAAAAGGGCAATGAAATTAGTGTTAAAGGTATTTCACCCGAACGTGAGAGTGATCAAGATGTCATTCTTAATCAACGATTAGAAAGTGCTTTGAGACGTATCAACCCAGAAGTTAATAATGATGCGATTGAACAAGCCATACATGAACTAGCAATTGAGAAGTCACCTAATCTTTTGGAAAACAACCTTAATTTCCATGAATATTTGATAAACGGTATTGAAGTTGAACACTATGATGAAGAGGGGCAAGCTATTGTTGATATTGTTTATATCTTTGATTTTAAACACCCTCGAAATAATGATTTTCTAGCTGTTAATCAACTTACTATTGTTAATGGTGATTATACAAAGCGTCCAGATATTATCTTATTTGTTAATGGGTTACCAGTTGTAGTCATAGAATTAAAAAGCTCTTCAAATGAACATGTAGGCATTGAAGATGGATATAATCAGTTACAAACGTACAAAATGAGAATTCCGAAACTATTTACATTTAATGAAATACTTGTAACGAGTGATGGTATTAATACTAAAGCAGGCTCGCTTACTGCTAATTATGATCGTTTTATGACGTGGAGAACGCGTGATGGAGAAACTGAAGCACCAATAAGTATGGCAAGTTTGGAAGTATTAATTCATGGAATGTTAAAGCCAGAAGTGTTGCTTGATTTAATTCGATATTTTGTATTATTCCAAGATGATGGTAAAGGAAATTTGAGTAAAATCTTAGCTGCTTATCATCAATATTATGCTGTAAATAAAGCGGTTAATAGAGCGCTTGAAGCGTCCTCCTCTACTGGAGATGGTAAAGGAGGCGTTGTTTGGCATACGCAAGGATCAGGTAAGAGTCTCACGATGGTCTTTTTCTCTGGTAAGCTAATACAAACATTAAATAATCCTACCCTTGTAGTCGTGACTGACCGGAATGATTTAGATAACCAACTATTTAGTACGTTTGCGAAATCTAAAGGCCGTTCTGGAAAAGGGTTGTTACGTCAAACGCCAAAACAGGCAAATAGCAGAAAAGAATTAAAAAATTTATTATCTGTTGAATCAGGTGGCATTGTATTTACGACAATGCAGAAATTTGAACCAGATAAAGAAGAAACCACTATGCCAGTACTTACTGATCGTCATAATGTGATTGTCATGGCTGATGAAGCCCACCGCACGCAATATGGCTTTAATGCAAAATATGATGATAAAGGTGATGGAATTAAGTATGGGTATGCGAAATATTTGCGTGATGCATTACCTAATGCCACATTTGTTGGATTTACAGGCACGCCAGTCGCTTCAACAGATAAAAATACACAAATGGTGTTCGGAAATTACATAGATGTTTATGATATGACACAAGCCGTAAAAGATGGAAGTACGGTTAAAATTTATTATGAAAGTCGTATCATTCCGCTTAATTTACCTCAAAGTTTAGATTTAGATGAGGCTTATGATGAAATTACTGAAAATCAAGAAGACGATATGAAGCAACGTTTGAAGTCAAAATGGTCTAGAATTGAAGCCCTAGCAGGGGCTAAACCACGTATTGAAACCTTAGCGAAAGATATCATCCAACATTTTGAAACAAGACAAAAAGCTATGCAAGGTAAAGGTATGATAGTAACTATGAGCCGACGTATAGCTGTTGATTTATATGATGAAATTATTCGTCAAAAGCCAGAATGGCATTCCGACGATGATGACAAAGGTGTTATTAAAGTGGTAATGACAGGATCATCAAGCGATCCAGAACGTTTCCAAAGACATATCGGACCTAAAAAGCGACGCGATTTATTAGAAAAACGTATGAAAGACGTTAATGATGAACTAAAACTCGTTATTGTCAGAGATATGTGGTTAACTGGATTTGATGTACCGTCAATGCATACGATGTATATAGATAAACCTATGAAAGGCCACAATTTAATGCAGGCTATTGCCCGTGTAAATAGGGTGTTTAAAGATAAACCAGGTGGTCTTATTGTAGACTATGTGGGCATTGCTGAAAATTTAAAAGAAGCGCTTAAAGAATATACCGAATCAGATAAAGAACAAACAGGTATAGATACTGATAAAGCAGTGGAACTGATGTTGATGAAATATGATGTCATTCAAGATATGCTTTATAATCTAGACTATTCAAACTTTAACTCTGATAAAAATTCGGAACGTTTTAATGCGATATCAAATACTATGGATTACGTTATAGGCTTAGGGGAAAGTGAACGTCAACGCTTTATTACTACGGTAACAGAGCTAGAAAAAGCATATGCATTATGTGCAACAGAGCCTGCTGCACAGGAACTTAACGACGAAATTGCATTTTTCAAAGCTGTTAAAGCTGGTTTAGTTAAATTATTACAACCACCTAAAGAAGGTAAAGTCAATAAAACACCAGCTGAAATTGAAGCTGAAATAAATCAGCTTGTATCGCAATCAGTAGTAACAGAAGATGTGGTAGATGTGTATAAAACACTTGGTTTAAATCATCCGGATATTTCTATTTTATCTGATGAATTTCTAAAGGATGTTGAAGGACTCAAACAGAAAAATGTTGCAGTCGAATTATTGAATAAATTACTTAAAGGACAAGTTAAATCACTGATGAAAACAAATACCACTGTTTCGAAACGTTTTTCAGAGATGCTTGGACAATCCATTAATAAATATAATAATCGTTCTATTGAAGCATCCAAAGTCATCGAAGAGCTCATCCAACTTGCGAAAGATATTAAAGAAGAGCAACAAAGAGGTATTGAATTAGGCTTGAATTCAGATGAAATTGCCTTTTATGATGCATTAGCTTCTCACGAAACAGCTAAAGAAGCTATGGGCGATAAAGAACTCCGTGCTATTGCTCATGAATTAACAAAAACAGTCAAAGATAACATGAGTGTAGATTGGTCCAAACGTGATAGTGCAAAAGCTAAAATGCGAGTAGCCGTCAGACGATTACTTAAGAAGTATGGTTATCCACCCGATTTACAAAAAATGGCTGTCGAGCAAGTCGTTGAACAAGCAGAGCTTATGGCTAGCAATCAATAA
- a CDS encoding restriction endonuclease subunit S, giving the protein MEYKISDLCDIRRGASPRPIKNYIVEDYDNSFPWVKIADATKDLSRYISNTKERVSLEGSKKSVEVLPGDLILSNSATPGLPKFMKVKAYIHDGWLLLRNFKNVRKEFLYYVLILNRQKLLQLSNGSVFNNLKTDIVKNYMVDIPSIEIQDKILKIINNIENKLDSNNKLIANLEELSQTLFKRWFIDFEFPDKNGTPYKSSGGEMIDSELGKIPKIWGVETLEKLGAIVGGGTPSKKNMEYYTNNGIPWITPKDLSKNRNIYISHGENDISELGLNKSSTKLLEKNSVLFSSRAPIGYIAINSIPVTTNQGFKSIVPNKEVNPYFIYFILKRMTPLIEQTASGSTFKEISTKGMKSIKIVFPSIELIQQYGNNVKKYFEEIRILENQNVKLTELRDTLLPKLMSGEIEIPDDIEVNADEISI; this is encoded by the coding sequence ATGGAGTATAAAATAAGTGATTTATGTGATATTAGAAGAGGAGCTTCTCCACGACCTATTAAAAATTATATAGTTGAAGATTATGACAATAGTTTTCCTTGGGTAAAGATAGCTGATGCAACTAAAGACTTAAGTAGATATATAAGTAATACTAAAGAACGAGTTTCTCTTGAAGGAAGTAAAAAATCCGTAGAAGTTTTACCAGGAGATTTAATTTTATCTAATAGTGCTACGCCAGGTCTCCCTAAATTCATGAAAGTTAAAGCGTATATCCATGATGGTTGGTTACTATTAAGAAATTTTAAAAATGTTAGAAAAGAATTTTTATATTATGTATTAATATTGAACAGACAAAAATTATTGCAGTTATCTAATGGTAGTGTTTTTAATAATTTGAAAACAGATATTGTAAAAAATTATATGGTAGATATACCTTCTATCGAGATACAAGATAAAATATTAAAAATTATAAATAATATAGAAAATAAATTAGATTCTAATAACAAATTAATAGCAAACCTTGAAGAGCTTTCCCAAACACTATTCAAACGTTGGTTTATAGATTTTGAATTCCCAGATAAAAATGGCACCCCTTATAAATCTAGTGGTGGAGAAATGATTGATAGTGAATTGGGTAAAATACCTAAAATATGGGGAGTAGAAACTTTAGAAAAGTTGGGTGCAATAGTTGGTGGAGGCACACCATCTAAAAAAAATATGGAGTACTACACAAATAATGGTATTCCTTGGATTACTCCAAAAGATTTATCGAAAAATAGAAATATATACATATCCCATGGTGAAAATGATATTAGTGAATTAGGACTAAATAAAAGTAGTACAAAATTATTAGAAAAAAATTCGGTATTATTTAGTTCAAGAGCGCCAATAGGCTATATTGCAATAAATAGTATACCTGTGACTACCAATCAAGGATTTAAGTCTATAGTCCCCAATAAAGAAGTGAACCCTTATTTTATTTATTTTATTCTTAAAAGGATGACTCCTCTAATAGAGCAAACTGCTAGTGGTTCAACTTTTAAAGAAATATCTACTAAAGGTATGAAATCTATTAAAATAGTTTTTCCATCGATAGAATTAATACAGCAATATGGAAATAATGTTAAAAAATATTTTGAAGAAATAAGAATTTTAGAAAATCAAAATGTAAAATTAACGGAACTTCGAGATACATTATTACCTAAACTTATGTCAGGTGAAATCGAAATTCCTGATGATATCGAGGTGAATGCCGATGAAATATCAATTTAA
- a CDS encoding class I SAM-dependent DNA methyltransferase, which produces MATIGFEEKLWQAADKLRGSMDAAEYKNVALGLIFLKYVSDSFEEKYEELKQDPYADEEDQDEYLAENIFWVPKEARWQYINDNAKKPEIGQIIDKAMVAIEKENESLKGVLPKEYARPALDKEKLGDIIDLFTFKVGDTESRKQDVLGRVYEYFIAKFASAEGKNAGEFYTPSSIVKLLVEMIEPYKGRIYDPCCGSGGMFVQSERFVEKHQGRLDDIAIYGQESNPTTWKLAKMNLAIRGIDNNLGEQHADTFHNDLHKGLKADYILANPPFNASDWGQERLLDDYRWQFGIPPKGNANYAWIEHMISKLAPSGTAGFVLANGSMSTSGKDELEIRKNLIERDLVECIVTLPGQLFYSTQIPVCLWFITNNKGNNGKNERSNQILFIDARNKGHMVSRTLKEFSDEDIQDVAQTYHAWRGTNDKEYEDVAGFCKASNLEEVKSNEYILTPGRYVGLAEVEEDEEPFEQKMERITSELSEQFAKSKELEDQIRKSLEGLGYGV; this is translated from the coding sequence ATGGCAACTATAGGATTTGAAGAAAAATTATGGCAAGCTGCTGATAAATTAAGAGGTAGCATGGATGCTGCTGAATATAAAAATGTAGCGTTAGGATTAATATTTTTAAAATACGTTTCAGATTCATTTGAAGAAAAATATGAAGAATTGAAGCAAGATCCATATGCAGATGAAGAAGACCAAGATGAATATTTAGCTGAAAATATATTCTGGGTGCCAAAAGAAGCTAGATGGCAATACATCAATGACAATGCTAAAAAACCAGAGATTGGACAGATTATTGATAAAGCAATGGTAGCGATTGAAAAGGAAAATGAATCACTTAAGGGTGTTTTACCAAAAGAATACGCAAGACCAGCGTTAGATAAAGAAAAACTTGGGGATATTATTGACCTATTTACTTTTAAAGTAGGGGATACTGAAAGTCGTAAACAAGATGTCTTAGGACGAGTATATGAATACTTTATCGCTAAATTTGCGAGCGCAGAAGGTAAAAACGCAGGGGAGTTCTATACGCCATCATCTATCGTAAAGTTATTAGTTGAGATGATTGAACCTTATAAAGGACGAATTTACGATCCATGTTGTGGTTCGGGTGGGATGTTTGTACAAAGTGAACGTTTCGTTGAAAAACATCAAGGTCGTTTGGATGATATCGCTATTTACGGTCAAGAATCGAATCCGACAACTTGGAAATTAGCCAAAATGAACTTAGCAATTCGTGGTATTGATAATAATTTAGGTGAGCAACATGCCGATACATTCCATAACGATTTACATAAAGGATTAAAAGCAGATTACATATTAGCCAATCCACCTTTCAATGCGAGTGATTGGGGCCAAGAAAGATTATTAGATGATTATCGTTGGCAATTTGGTATTCCACCTAAAGGGAATGCGAACTATGCTTGGATTGAACATATGATTTCTAAATTAGCACCAAGTGGTACAGCTGGTTTCGTATTAGCCAATGGATCAATGTCGACAAGTGGGAAAGACGAACTTGAAATACGTAAAAATCTTATTGAACGAGATTTAGTTGAATGTATCGTGACGCTACCAGGACAATTATTCTATTCAACGCAAATCCCAGTATGTCTATGGTTTATTACGAATAATAAAGGTAACAATGGAAAAAATGAAAGAAGTAACCAAATTTTATTTATTGATGCTCGTAATAAAGGACACATGGTTTCTAGAACATTAAAAGAATTTTCTGATGAAGATATTCAAGATGTAGCTCAAACGTATCATGCGTGGAGAGGTACAAATGATAAAGAATATGAAGATGTGGCTGGTTTTTGTAAAGCATCTAATTTAGAAGAAGTTAAAAGTAACGAATACATTTTGACGCCAGGTCGTTATGTAGGATTAGCAGAGGTAGAAGAAGATGAAGAACCATTTGAACAAAAAATGGAACGTATTACCTCTGAATTAAGTGAACAATTTGCAAAGTCAAAAGAACTTGAAGACCAAATCCGCAAATCATTGGAGGGGTTAGGTTATGGAGTATAA
- a CDS encoding metallophosphoesterase has translation MKKRILAISDIHGHVDSLSQLLEATKYNSKNDQLILVGDYVNKGPDSIGTLKLVKQLQAEGAIVLIGNHEMRWLESDEDLAMEWRHFIEALPHIKTVDNYIFAHAGIDTNKDLQHQERSIVTGHQPTELNFNLPENKVLVHGHVPNFRLGYEDDELHFENRIIGIDTGAGHDKYLTLVDLTNEIKYSIDVLDEKKEVVIKKLSGNL, from the coding sequence TTGAAGAAAAGAATTTTAGCTATTTCTGATATTCATGGCCACGTAGACTCCTTATCACAATTACTAGAGGCCACAAAATATAACTCGAAAAATGATCAACTTATCTTAGTTGGTGATTATGTGAATAAAGGCCCTGACTCAATAGGCACTTTGAAATTAGTGAAGCAATTGCAAGCAGAAGGCGCCATTGTGTTAATTGGTAATCATGAAATGAGATGGTTGGAAAGTGATGAGGACTTAGCTATGGAGTGGCGCCATTTTATTGAAGCATTGCCACATATTAAAACAGTAGATAACTATATTTTTGCCCATGCAGGCATTGATACAAACAAAGATTTACAACATCAAGAACGCAGCATCGTTACGGGACATCAACCTACGGAATTAAATTTCAATTTACCTGAAAATAAAGTTTTAGTTCATGGACATGTGCCGAATTTTAGACTCGGTTATGAAGATGACGAACTTCATTTTGAAAATAGGATCATAGGCATAGACACTGGGGCAGGCCATGATAAATATTTAACGTTAGTAGATTTAACAAATGAAATCAAATATTCAATTGATGTCTTAGATGAAAAGAAAGAAGTTGTTATTAAAAAATTGAGTGGAAATTTATAA
- a CDS encoding iron ABC transporter permease, whose translation MNSKLINRFNQILAFIVLFILIIMPLCLILLKGFVPEGGQTFFDHLKQLGQSYHLKILLNSILLGISVVILCTLIALPLSYIMTKTTLERHQWLDLLIMVPFMTPPYIGSMGWMLTMQRNGLLEQISPIFTHITPYFFSFFGMVLIMSCHLTPFLYIILKNALMNIHQSQEEAAEIYGGTFFYRFKKIIAPLFVSGYSMGALLIFVKTIGEFGTPVTMGNRIGFRVLTSEIHHSASIWPIDFQRAALLSTLLLAVSMSVWAFQQWFQTKTNINSSAGKGRKIKIHQQSKWNILCYVFVICELIITIVLPYASIFANAFMKKMSQGFHLNNFTIQHFSDVLSGNGSIALFNSFLLATISATLASLIGLWVVLITERGNTLGRFIDFTSLLPNTVPGIIVVIGLILFWNNKYNVLPIYNTIAILAVAYTVLYIPYAVQNIKTVNQQISKNLIEAAEISGSKGWMLFKTIILPLLMPGILSGWILIFCISMRELVASLMLRPPNTDTSSTFIYRQFEQGDSAQGMAMALLSIGLTSIILMILEIYQRKRKRIG comes from the coding sequence ATGAATAGCAAATTAATAAATAGATTTAATCAGATTTTAGCATTTATTGTATTATTTATTTTAATCATCATGCCTTTATGTCTGATACTGTTAAAAGGCTTTGTTCCAGAAGGTGGTCAAACATTTTTTGATCACCTTAAACAACTGGGACAATCGTACCATTTGAAGATATTATTGAATTCCATTCTGTTAGGTATTTCTGTAGTCATTTTATGTACCCTCATTGCACTGCCTTTGAGCTATATTATGACTAAAACGACACTAGAAAGACACCAATGGTTAGATTTGTTAATTATGGTGCCATTTATGACGCCTCCTTATATTGGATCGATGGGGTGGATGCTGACGATGCAACGAAATGGGTTGCTAGAACAAATTAGCCCGATTTTCACGCATATTACACCTTATTTTTTCAGCTTTTTTGGAATGGTACTCATTATGAGTTGTCATTTAACGCCATTTTTATATATTATTTTGAAAAATGCGCTTATGAACATCCATCAATCGCAAGAAGAAGCGGCCGAGATTTACGGTGGAACATTCTTTTATCGTTTTAAAAAAATTATCGCGCCATTATTTGTCTCGGGTTATAGCATGGGCGCTCTATTGATATTTGTGAAAACAATAGGAGAATTTGGCACGCCAGTTACAATGGGCAATCGTATAGGATTTAGAGTACTGACTTCTGAGATCCATCATAGCGCCTCAATATGGCCGATTGATTTTCAAAGAGCAGCGTTATTATCAACCTTACTATTAGCTGTCAGTATGTCAGTATGGGCCTTCCAACAATGGTTTCAGACTAAAACGAATATCAACTCTAGTGCTGGAAAAGGCCGGAAAATTAAAATTCATCAACAAAGTAAATGGAATATATTATGTTACGTATTTGTGATTTGTGAACTGATTATAACGATTGTTTTACCTTATGCAAGCATCTTCGCTAATGCCTTTATGAAAAAGATGTCGCAAGGATTTCATTTAAACAATTTTACCATTCAACATTTTAGTGATGTCTTATCAGGCAATGGAAGCATCGCATTATTTAATAGCTTTTTATTGGCAACAATATCAGCCACATTAGCGAGTTTAATTGGTTTATGGGTAGTGCTAATTACAGAAAGAGGTAATACGTTAGGTCGATTTATCGATTTTACAAGTTTATTACCTAATACAGTGCCGGGGATTATTGTAGTAATCGGTCTGATACTTTTTTGGAATAATAAATACAATGTATTACCTATCTACAATACGATTGCCATCTTAGCTGTCGCTTATACTGTGCTTTATATTCCATATGCTGTGCAAAATATTAAAACAGTCAATCAACAAATCAGTAAAAATCTGATTGAAGCGGCCGAAATTTCTGGTAGTAAGGGATGGATGTTGTTTAAAACAATTATATTGCCATTATTAATGCCCGGTATACTTTCAGGATGGATTCTGATATTTTGTATCTCGATGAGGGAACTTGTTGCTTCCTTAATGTTGAGACCACCTAATACAGATACGTCTTCTACATTTATTTATCGACAATTTGAACAAGGCGATTCTGCCCAAGGGATGGCAATGGCACTTTTATCTATAGGGTTAACATCTATCATTTTAATGATACTTGAAATATATCAAAGAAAGAGAAAACGAATTGGATAA
- a CDS encoding ABC transporter substrate-binding protein, with amino-acid sequence MKHVTKYLFLLLALVVVLAACQNKPENSDSSDDKSKSSSNGKGKLVLYAAGPDNLVKDMVKEFEKESGKKVEVFQGTTGEVLGRLEAEKDNPKADVVQLASLPAALDYKKKDLIEPYKVKNHNKLYKDWIDKDGYYYGFSGSALGMSYNTKNVKNPPKDDKDLTKSQFKDKIAIPDPSESGTALDLLSIKVNNEGNKAWDDYKALKNNGMKLAGANKPALESVIKGENDVVYGGVDYMVYAAKAKGEPVDIAYPKSGTAISPRPAFILKSSSHKELAKKYMDYVTSSKGQKQVDDHYLIPADKSAEKKKGKAKRADIKEFKYDWENLSDKSEEVLKQFTELMR; translated from the coding sequence ATGAAACACGTTACTAAATATCTGTTTTTACTACTTGCATTAGTTGTCGTTTTAGCCGCATGTCAAAATAAACCTGAAAATAGCGATAGTAGTGATGATAAATCAAAATCATCTAGTAATGGCAAAGGGAAACTTGTTTTATACGCAGCTGGACCTGACAATTTAGTTAAAGATATGGTTAAAGAGTTTGAAAAAGAATCAGGAAAGAAAGTAGAAGTCTTCCAAGGGACAACAGGTGAAGTGTTAGGACGTCTAGAAGCTGAGAAAGATAATCCGAAAGCAGACGTTGTACAGCTAGCTTCTTTACCTGCAGCTTTAGATTATAAAAAGAAAGATTTAATTGAGCCATATAAAGTAAAAAATCATAACAAGTTATATAAAGATTGGATTGATAAAGACGGTTATTATTATGGATTTAGCGGTAGTGCTTTAGGTATGTCTTATAACACTAAAAATGTTAAAAATCCTCCTAAAGATGATAAAGATTTAACTAAGTCACAATTTAAAGACAAAATTGCAATCCCTGATCCATCAGAATCGGGTACAGCGTTAGATTTATTATCTATTAAAGTAAATAACGAAGGCAATAAAGCATGGGATGACTATAAAGCGTTAAAAAACAATGGCATGAAATTAGCTGGGGCTAATAAACCTGCATTAGAATCAGTAATTAAAGGTGAAAATGACGTTGTATATGGTGGCGTAGATTATATGGTATATGCAGCTAAAGCCAAAGGTGAACCAGTTGATATTGCTTATCCTAAATCAGGTACAGCTATATCTCCACGTCCTGCTTTCATTTTAAAATCTTCATCTCATAAAGAATTAGCTAAAAAATATATGGATTACGTAACAAGTTCAAAAGGACAAAAACAAGTAGACGATCACTACTTAATTCCAGCAGATAAATCTGCAGAAAAGAAAAAAGGTAAAGCAAAACGAGCAGATATTAAAGAATTTAAATATGATTGGGAAAATCTAAGCGATAAAAGTGAAGAAGTATTAAAACAATTTACGGAATTGATGAGATAG